One segment of Mastomys coucha isolate ucsf_1 unplaced genomic scaffold, UCSF_Mcou_1 pScaffold23, whole genome shotgun sequence DNA contains the following:
- the Gmppb gene encoding mannose-1-phosphate guanyltransferase beta isoform X1: MKALILVGGYGTRLRPLTLSTPKPLVDFCNKPILLHQVEALAAAGVDHVILAVSYMSQMLEKEMKAQEQRLGIRISMSHEEEPLGTAGPLALARDLLSESADPFFVLNSDVICDFPFQAMVQFHRHHGQEGSILVTKVEEPSKYGVVVCEADTGRIHRFVEKPQVFVSNKINAGMYILSPAVLQRIQLKPTSIEKEIFPVMAKEGQLYAMELQGFWMDIGQPKDFLTGMCLFLQSLRQKHPERLYSGPGIVGNVLVDPSARIGQNCSIGPNVSLGPGVVVEDGVCIRRCTVLRDAHIRSHSWLESCIVGWRCRVGQWVRMENVTVLGEDVIVNDELYLNGASVLPHKSIGESVPEPRIIM; this comes from the exons ATGAAGGCACTGATCTTAGTGGGTGGGTATGGGACACGGTTGCGGCCGCTGACGTTGAGCACTCCGAAGCCATTGGTGGACTTCTGCAATAAGCCCATCTTGCTGCATCAAGTGGAGGCGCTTGCAGCG GCAGGTGTGGACCATGTGATCCTGGCAGTGAGCTACATGTCACAGATgttggagaaggaaatgaaggcaCAAGAGCAAAGG CTTGGAATCCGAATCTCTATGTCTCATGAAGAAGAGCCTTTGGGGACAG CTGGGCCTCTGGCTTTGGCCCGAGACCTACTATCTGAGTCCGCCGACCCTTTCTTCGTTCTCAACAGTGATGTGATATGTGATTTCCCCTTCCAGGCCATGGTGCAGTTTCATCGCCACCATGGCCAAGAGGGCTCCATCTTG GTAACCAAGGTGGAAGAGCCTTCCAAGTATGGTGTGGTGGTATGTGAGGCTGACACAGGCCGAATCCACCGTTTTGTTGAGAAGCCACAGGTGTTTGTGTCCAATAAGATCAATGCAGGCATGTACATCCTGAGCCCTGCTGTGCTGCAGCGCATCCAG CTGAAGCCTACATCCATTGAGAAGGAGATCTTCCCGGTTATGGCCAAGGAGGGGCAGCTTTATGCCATGGAGCTGCAGG GCTTCTGGATGGACATTGGACAGCCCAAGGATTTCCTCACTGGCATGTGCCTCTTCCTACAATCGCTGAGACAGAAGCATCCAGAGAGACTATACTCAGGCCCTGGCATTGTGGGGAATGTACTTGTG GACCCAAGTGCCCGTATCGGTCAGAACTGCAGCATTGGCCCCAATGTAAGCCTGGGTCCTGGTGTGGTGGTGGAGGATGGTGTGTGCATCCGGCGGTGCACAGTGCTTCGTGATGCACACATCCGCTCCCATTCCTGGCTTGAGTCATGCATCGTGGGCTGGCGCTGCCGTGTGGGCCAATGG GTGCGCATGGAGAATGTAACAGTGCTGGGTGAGGATGTCATAGTTAATGATGAACTGTACCTCAATGGAGCCAGTGTGCTGCCCCACAAGTCTATCGGGGAGTCCGTGCCAGAACCTCGTATTATCATGTGA
- the Gmppb gene encoding mannose-1-phosphate guanyltransferase beta isoform X2: MSQMLEKEMKAQEQRLGIRISMSHEEEPLGTAGPLALARDLLSESADPFFVLNSDVICDFPFQAMVQFHRHHGQEGSILVTKVEEPSKYGVVVCEADTGRIHRFVEKPQVFVSNKINAGMYILSPAVLQRIQLKPTSIEKEIFPVMAKEGQLYAMELQGFWMDIGQPKDFLTGMCLFLQSLRQKHPERLYSGPGIVGNVLVDPSARIGQNCSIGPNVSLGPGVVVEDGVCIRRCTVLRDAHIRSHSWLESCIVGWRCRVGQWVRMENVTVLGEDVIVNDELYLNGASVLPHKSIGESVPEPRIIM; encoded by the exons ATGTCACAGATgttggagaaggaaatgaaggcaCAAGAGCAAAGG CTTGGAATCCGAATCTCTATGTCTCATGAAGAAGAGCCTTTGGGGACAG CTGGGCCTCTGGCTTTGGCCCGAGACCTACTATCTGAGTCCGCCGACCCTTTCTTCGTTCTCAACAGTGATGTGATATGTGATTTCCCCTTCCAGGCCATGGTGCAGTTTCATCGCCACCATGGCCAAGAGGGCTCCATCTTG GTAACCAAGGTGGAAGAGCCTTCCAAGTATGGTGTGGTGGTATGTGAGGCTGACACAGGCCGAATCCACCGTTTTGTTGAGAAGCCACAGGTGTTTGTGTCCAATAAGATCAATGCAGGCATGTACATCCTGAGCCCTGCTGTGCTGCAGCGCATCCAG CTGAAGCCTACATCCATTGAGAAGGAGATCTTCCCGGTTATGGCCAAGGAGGGGCAGCTTTATGCCATGGAGCTGCAGG GCTTCTGGATGGACATTGGACAGCCCAAGGATTTCCTCACTGGCATGTGCCTCTTCCTACAATCGCTGAGACAGAAGCATCCAGAGAGACTATACTCAGGCCCTGGCATTGTGGGGAATGTACTTGTG GACCCAAGTGCCCGTATCGGTCAGAACTGCAGCATTGGCCCCAATGTAAGCCTGGGTCCTGGTGTGGTGGTGGAGGATGGTGTGTGCATCCGGCGGTGCACAGTGCTTCGTGATGCACACATCCGCTCCCATTCCTGGCTTGAGTCATGCATCGTGGGCTGGCGCTGCCGTGTGGGCCAATGG GTGCGCATGGAGAATGTAACAGTGCTGGGTGAGGATGTCATAGTTAATGATGAACTGTACCTCAATGGAGCCAGTGTGCTGCCCCACAAGTCTATCGGGGAGTCCGTGCCAGAACCTCGTATTATCATGTGA
- the Amigo3 gene encoding amphoterin-induced protein 3, whose translation MAWLVLSGILLCMLGAGSGTADLEDALPPAPHNCPNKCICAADVLSCAGRGLQDLPVALPATAAELDLSHNALKRLHPGWLAPLSRLRALHLGYNELDVLGHGVFTNASGLRMLDLSSNMLRMLRTHELDGLEELEKLLLFNNSLMHLDLDAFQGLSMLSHLYLSCNELSSFSFTHLHGLGLTHLRTLDLSSNWLKHISISELAALPTYLKNRLYLHNNPLPCDCSLYHLLQRWHQRGLSALHDFEREYTCLIFKVSESRVRFFEHSRVFKNCSVAAASGLEPPEEQLHTQVGQSLRLFCNTSVPASRVAWVSPKNELLVEPGSQDGSIAVLADGSLAIGRVQEQHAGVFVCLASGPRLHHNQTLEYNVSVQKARPEPEAFNTGFTTLLGCIVGLVLVLLYLFAPPCRGCCHCCRRACRSRNRCWPRASSPLQELSAQSSVLSTTPPDAPSRKASVHKHVVFLEPGKKGLNGRVQLAVAEDFDLCNPMGLQLKAGSESASSTGSEGLMMS comes from the coding sequence ATGGCCTGGCTGGTGCTGTCAGGCATACTACTGTGCATGTTGGGTGCTGGGTCAGGCACTGCAGACTTGGAGGATGCTCTGCCTCCTGCCCCCCACAACTGCCCCAATAAATGCATCTGTGCTGCCGATGTGTTGAGCTGTGCGGGCCGTGGGTTGCAGGACTTGCCGGTAGCACTGCCTGCCACTGCTGCAGAACTTGATTTAAGCCACAATGCACTCAAACGCCTGCATCCCGGGTGGCTAGCGCCCCTCTCTCGGCTGCGTGCCTTGCACCTAGGCTACAATGAGTTGGATGTCCTGGGCCACGGTGTGTTCACCAATGCCAGTGGCCTGAGGATGCTGGATCTATCATCTAATATGTTGAGGATGCTCCGTACCCACGAGCTGGACggactggaggagctggagaagttaCTGCTGTTCAATAACAGCCTGATGCACTTGGACCTGGACGCCTTCCAGGGCCTGAGCATGCTTAGCCACCTCTATCTCAGCTGCAACGAactctcctcattttctttcaccCACTTGCACGGTCTGGGGTTAACCCACCTGCGTACTCTAGACCTCTCCTCCAACTGGCTGAAACACATCTCCATCTCTGAGCTGGCTGCACTGCCAACTTACCTCAAGAATAGGCTCTATCTGCACAACAACCCACTGCCCTGTGACTGCAGCCTCTACCACCTGCTCCAGCGCTGGCACCAGCGGGGCCTGAGTGCTCTGCACGATTTTGAACGTGAGTACACATGCTTGATCTTTAAGGTGTCAGAATCCCGAGTGCGCTTCTTTGAGCACAGCCGGGTCTTCAAGAACTGCTCAGTGGCTGCAGCTTCAGGCTTAGAGCCACCTGAAGAACAGCTGCACACACAGGTGGGCCAGTCCCTGCGGCTCTTCTGCAACACCAGTGTGCCTGCCTCGCGAGTGGCCTGGGTCTCCCCGAAAAACGAGCTGCTTGTGGAGCCGGGCTCTCAGGATGGCAGCATCGCTGTGTTGGCTGACGGTAGCTTAGCCATAGGCAGGGTGCAAGAACAGCACGCAGGCGTGTTTGTGTGCCTGGCCAGTGGGCCCCGCCTGCACCACAACCAGACGCTTGAGTACAATGTGAGTGTGCAGAAGGCTCGCCCCGAGCCGGAGGCTTTCAACACTGGCTTCACTACGCTGCTGGGCTGCATCGTGGgcctggtgctggtgctgctcTACTTGTTTGCGCCACCCTGTCGTGGCTGCTGTCACTGCTGTCGACGGGCCTGCCGCAGCCGCAACCGTTGCTGGCCCAGGGCGTCCAGTCCACTCCAGGAGCTGAGTGCACAGTCCTCGGTGCTCAGCACTACGCCGCCAGATGCACCCAGCCGCAAGGCCAGTGTCCACAAGCATGTGGTCTTCCTGGAGCCGGGCAAGAAGGGCCTCAATGGCCGTGTGCAGCTAGCAGTAGCTGAAGACTTTGATCTGTGCAACCCCATGGGCTTGCAACTCAAGGCTGGCTCTGAGTCAGCCAGTTCCACAGGCTCAGAGGGTCTCATGATGAGCTAG